AAGTTGCGCTTGAAGGATCGGCCCACGCGCGCTTCGGCGCGGTTGAAGATCCGGTTCGAGACGCTGGTCATCAGCAGATACAGCGCGCCGCCCACCACGAAGAACGTGAAGTACTGATGCGTCGAACCCGCCGCCACCTGGCTGGTGCGCAGCAGTTCCGCCAACCCTGTGACGGAAATCAGCGCCGAGTCTTTCAGGCTCAACTGCCAGACGTTGCCGATGCCGGGCAAGGCGAAGCGCAAGACTTGCGGAATCAGAATGCGGCGCGCCATGGTCATGGTGGGCATGCCGATCGAACGCGCCGCCTCCAGTTCGCCGCGCGACACCGCGAGCACCGCCGAGCGATACACCTCGGCCTGATACGCGCCGGAAATCATGCCGACCGCGAGCGCGCCGACCACGAACGGCGGTACGCCGACAAAGCCTTCCGCGCCGAACCATTGGCCGACCGTGGTCACGAGCGTCGAGCCGCCGAAATAGAACAGATAGATGACGAGCAACTCAGGCACGCCGCGAAACACCGTGGTGTACAGGTCGCCGATCACACGCAGCGTGCGAAAGCGCGACAGCTTGGCCGCCGCTACGAACGCGCCGAACACGGCGCCGACCGCGAGCGCAGCAAGCGTGAGCGCGACCGTCATCAACGCCGCGAGCAGCAACACGCCGCCCCAGCCTTCCGGCCCGAAGCCGAGCATCTCTATCAGAGCCATTCCCTACCCCTCATCCATTACGGCGGTTCGAACCAGCCGACGAGCGTGGCTTTTCACGCCGCGCCGGCCGTTACCTCTGAACGCTCAGGCAAATCAAGGCGTGACGTCGGTCTTGAACCACTTGGCGGAGAGCTTCTTGACGGTGCCGTCGGCGAGCGCGGCGCTGATCGCGGTATCGAACTTCGCTTTCAGGTCGGCGTCCTGCTTGCGGAACGCGAGGCCTTCGCCCGGACCCCAGATCGGGCCGCCGATCTTCGGGCCGGCCATGATGATCGACGCGGTCTCTTTCTTGTCGATGTTGGCGGCGTAGTAGGTCACGTCGTCGAACGACGCGTCGATGCGGCCGTTCGCCAGGTCGAGGTCGCGCTCAGGCGAGGTCTTGTAGACGCGGATCGTGGCGACGTCCTTGAAGCCGTCGTTGATGAACTTGGTGTAGACCGTGCCCGACTGAATGCCGATGGTCTTGCCCTTCAATTGCTTGCGCAAGGCGTCGACGGTGGGTTGATCGGTTTTCGGATCACCCGACAGCTTGACGACGCCCGCGGTCGGCACGGCCTTGGGCAGCACTTTCGCGTCGGTCACGGCGAACGTGGCCGGCGTGGCGGCGTATGGCTTCGAGAACGCGATGATTTTTTCGCGCTCGGGCGTGATCGAGATCGCATCCATCAGGACGTCGAACTTGCCGGCTTGCAGACCGGGGATCATGCCGTCCCAGTCCTGGGCCACGAGGTTGCACTGGAGCTTGATGCGCTCGCACAGATTGGCGACCAGCTCAGGCTCGAAGCCGCCCAGTTTGCCGCCCGGCAAGGTCAGGTTCCATGGTGCGTAACCGCCTTCCAGCGCGATCGTCACCGTCTTCCAGTCTTTGGCCTGCACCGGTGCCGCGAAAATCGTCGCGGCACCGAGTACGGCGCCCATCAATGCTTTTGCTAACGTCGTGCGCTTCACTTTCACGTCGAAACTCCTTTGATTGAGGAAACCGTCGAGCTGTTTTTACTGCCGTCTAATTTGTATAGACAAGCTTGCATGAGTCAAAAAACCCCTGCAAGAGGATTTTTTCGAAATCGCCGAAATCATCGGGTAAGCCCCTATGCGCGACCGTGCAATAAGGCTTTTAAGGGAGTTTTGAAAGCGAAAAGACGATATGCCGGTCGCCGGCGCATGCGTCAGCGTGGTGCATTTTGTCTAGACAGGTTGTGACGCGAGGCGCTGACGCGCTTCGAGCTGGCGCGCAGCGCGCCCTACCAGATGAACGGCACGAAGCGATAACGCACGCGCGTGGTGTAGGCGGTGTAGCCCTCGAGCTCTGCCGCCAGCACGCGCTCTTCGCGCACCGCGCGCCAGCCGATGCCGATCACCAGTAGCGGCACGCAGGCAAGTCCCCACCACGAGCCGAGCAGCAAGGGCGTGCCGATGAACAACAGCAGCGCTGCCGAGTACATCGGATGACGGACATAGGCGTAGGGGCCGGTGTCGATGACTCTATGACCCCGGCTTGCCTGGATCTTCACGACGGGCGCGGCATAGCTATTGGCCCGGAAGACGAACAGGCACATGAAAATGCAGACGAAGATGCAGAGCGAGCCGGCACTCACCAGCCAGACCGGCAGCGGTGCCGACCAGCGATAGCGCATCGCATCGAGACTCATCAGGACGAGCCAGGCGCTCCACATCACCGCCACGCCCACCATGAAAAAGCGGTCCCAGCGGCTTTGTTGCGCCTGCACGATCGGCGCAAGACGCTCGGCAAGCAAACCGGGATCGTGGCGCGCCAGCCAGAAACCGACCCACAAACTCAGCCCGCCGGTCTCGATCAGATACCACCAGCCGGCGGGCCACGCGAGCGTACCCGCGGCGCCGAACAACAGCGCGCCCATGCATGCCAGCCAGGCCGCGGTTTGCAGAACAAGGCGAGTGATCATGGTCGGTTCGTCGTCGCGGGTGGTGGTTGATGCCTGTTATGCGCGGCGGTCTCAGGCCGAGGCCGTCGCGGATGAGCGCACGCGCTCGAATACGTCTGCCATGTCGATGTCGCCCGTGTTCAGACCGAATTGAACGTGTAAGCAGGTTGCGAGTTCATCCGCGCTCCTTAGCTGCCGTTCGCCGATGATCCGGCCGTCCGCAGCGCGTTCGCTGAGTTGGTCGTCGAGCAAGGTCAGCCGCGATTCTGCGAGGACCCGGCAAACGATCAGATGATTCAGGAACACCGATTCCGGCGCGGTCGAGGTGTACCAGTTCGAGGTCTCGTAATCGATCCACTCGACCGGGTGCAGGTCGAAACGGTAGACGCGCGCCCATGTGTCGTCGCGGGATTGGACTTCGAGGTAGAGCGCCTCGTGCGATGCGTCGGCGAGGCGGAACGTGCCCAACTGCGTGGGCTGCGCGGTGCCTGCGATCAGGCGCAGCGGCGCCGTCAGCGTCACGCTGCCGAAACCGACGTCGGCGATCCATGCTTCGTCCTTGATGTCGACGCGCAACACCATGTGCGTGCGAGGGGGGATCGAGTCGGATTCGCGGCCCCACAGGACCCGGCCCAGCAGGGGCGTTATGTTGAAGCCTAGCTGCGTCAGGACGTTCGCGAAGAGTGCGTTCTGCTCGAAGCAATAGCCGCCACGTTTTTGCGTGATCAGCTTGTGTTCGACTGATTCGAGATCCAGTTTTACCGCGCGGCGCGTGAGTGGGTTCAGGTTTTCGAAGGGGATCGCTCTCGGGTGCAGCGCGTGGAGTTCCTGGAGCACTTCCAGCGTCGCCGCGCGAGGCCCGTTGTAGCCTATGCGGGTAAAGTAGTTTTCCAGATTCACTGTGTGTGACATCGGTGTCGTCCCGGTATGGTTTGGGGCGCTGCGCACTCAAGGGCTCCGCGCGACCGCCCGGCTTCGGAAGATGATCATAGCTTCTTTTGCGGCCGGCCCAGGACGCCAGCCTTCCTTCCGCCGCTCTCCGTCACCGCTTCAATATGGCCATATCCATACTAAATCATTACGTTTTTATTTCATTTAATTTACACACAAAGGACCTTTAGTAGCAGTACGTAAAGCTCAGAATTACATCTCGGCAATATTGATACGAATCGTTCTCATTTGTATTGACGCACCCATTTCGCATGCGTACGATCTCGCCATCTGCTGCATCCGGCGTCGCGAACCGATGCGGCAAATCGCCGGCACACGTAGTGACGTAACGCCGCGATGGTTAGATCAGTCGATACAACACAAATAAGGATTTCGATGAAGTTCGCCCGCTCCGTCGAGCCCGCCGTTCAGGCGCGCTCGCTTCACGATGCCGCCTTGCGCGGCGGCACCGCGCGCCGTTCGCGTTTGCCTTCGTTGCGCCGCGCCGCGCTCTGCACTGCTTTCGCGTGGGCCTCGCTGACCGCCGGCGCAGCCATGGCGGAAGCCAATCCCGATGCCGCGCCGGAAGCGCCCGAAGCGGACCTGAACATCAAGGCAACCCAGACGAATCAGTGGACCGGCTTCTGGAATCGCCCGACGATGCTCGGCGACATCGGCGGCCTGCGCCCCTGGCTCGGCAAATACGGCGTGACGTTCGCGCTCACTGAAACCAGCGAAGTGCTCGCCAATGTCCGCGGCGGTCTCGCACGCGGCGCGGACTACGATGGCCTGACCACGGCGACCGTGCAGATGGATACGCAAAAGGCCTTCGGTTTGCCGGGCGGCCTGTTCAACGTCAGCGCCCTGCAGATCCACGGCGCCAACCTCAGCGCCAACAAGCTCGGCACGCTGAATACGGCGAGCGGTATCGAGGCCGACGACACCACGCGCCTGTGGGAACTGTGGTACCAGCAGTCGTTCCTGAACAAGCGCATCGACGTCAAGGTCGGTCAGCAAAGTATCGACCAGGAATTCATCACCAGCACGAACTCGGCACTGTTCGTGAACACGATGTTCGGCTGGCCTGCCCTGCCGTCCTACGACATGCCCTCCGGCGGTCCCGCTTATCCGCTGGCCGACCTCGGCGTGCGCGTGCGCGGACAGATCACGCCTTCG
This genomic stretch from Paraburkholderia caffeinilytica harbors:
- a CDS encoding transporter substrate-binding domain-containing protein produces the protein MGAVLGAATIFAAPVQAKDWKTVTIALEGGYAPWNLTLPGGKLGGFEPELVANLCERIKLQCNLVAQDWDGMIPGLQAGKFDVLMDAISITPEREKIIAFSKPYAATPATFAVTDAKVLPKAVPTAGVVKLSGDPKTDQPTVDALRKQLKGKTIGIQSGTVYTKFINDGFKDVATIRVYKTSPERDLDLANGRIDASFDDVTYYAANIDKKETASIIMAGPKIGGPIWGPGEGLAFRKQDADLKAKFDTAISAALADGTVKKLSAKWFKTDVTP
- a CDS encoding ABC transporter permease, with translation MALIEMLGFGPEGWGGVLLLAALMTVALTLAALAVGAVFGAFVAAAKLSRFRTLRVIGDLYTTVFRGVPELLVIYLFYFGGSTLVTTVGQWFGAEGFVGVPPFVVGALAVGMISGAYQAEVYRSAVLAVSRGELEAARSIGMPTMTMARRILIPQVLRFALPGIGNVWQLSLKDSALISVTGLAELLRTSQVAAGSTHQYFTFFVVGGALYLLMTSVSNRIFNRAEARVGRSFKRNFARN
- a CDS encoding carbohydrate porin, giving the protein MKFARSVEPAVQARSLHDAALRGGTARRSRLPSLRRAALCTAFAWASLTAGAAMAEANPDAAPEAPEADLNIKATQTNQWTGFWNRPTMLGDIGGLRPWLGKYGVTFALTETSEVLANVRGGLARGADYDGLTTATVQMDTQKAFGLPGGLFNVSALQIHGANLSANKLGTLNTASGIEADDTTRLWELWYQQSFLNKRIDVKVGQQSIDQEFITSTNSALFVNTMFGWPALPSYDMPSGGPAYPLADLGVRVRGQITPSLTALAGVFDGDPLGNNPNNKSGTNFNLHNGTLFIGELQYAINQPADGQMVSAGGGGLPGTYKVGLWYNNGSFADQRYDNTGLSLANPASTGVAQNHHGDYSVYAVADQMIWRPDPDEARSLNVFARVMGAPGDRNLVSLAANLGVVLKAPFAGRDNDSAGIALTYIKIGSHAHGLDQDNLAFSGGPYGVRTSETTLEATYQYQVNPWWQLQADAQYTFNAGAGQNPSDPTQPLRNTFVIGVRTNITF
- a CDS encoding methyltransferase family protein, whose amino-acid sequence is MITRLVLQTAAWLACMGALLFGAAGTLAWPAGWWYLIETGGLSLWVGFWLARHDPGLLAERLAPIVQAQQSRWDRFFMVGVAVMWSAWLVLMSLDAMRYRWSAPLPVWLVSAGSLCIFVCIFMCLFVFRANSYAAPVVKIQASRGHRVIDTGPYAYVRHPMYSAALLLFIGTPLLLGSWWGLACVPLLVIGIGWRAVREERVLAAELEGYTAYTTRVRYRFVPFIW
- a CDS encoding arylamine N-acetyltransferase family protein produces the protein MSHTVNLENYFTRIGYNGPRAATLEVLQELHALHPRAIPFENLNPLTRRAVKLDLESVEHKLITQKRGGYCFEQNALFANVLTQLGFNITPLLGRVLWGRESDSIPPRTHMVLRVDIKDEAWIADVGFGSVTLTAPLRLIAGTAQPTQLGTFRLADASHEALYLEVQSRDDTWARVYRFDLHPVEWIDYETSNWYTSTAPESVFLNHLIVCRVLAESRLTLLDDQLSERAADGRIIGERQLRSADELATCLHVQFGLNTGDIDMADVFERVRSSATASA